CGCCAAATAAAGAGTGCGCGCTAGGGCCGCAGGTATTTGTAACCCTTGCCCTGCAATTCCATAATCCGGATAACGCCAGAAGACACATTGGTGACACCCTCAAGCAACTCAGGGGCCTTGCCTTCTTTTTTGGTCATCTTTTTCATGGTGTTGCCGCAGGCGGCGAAGGAAACGTTGGGGAAACTTCCGGCCAGAAAACCTTCCATACGTTGTTTCACAGGCGAGGTATCGCTGCGCAACATGTGTAGGCCCGGCCCGAAGGTGACGATTTCGATGTCCGGGGTTTCTTCGCCTTGTTCCTGAAAATATTTGGTGACGTTGGCGGCATTATTAAGGGCGATATTCATCGTCGCCGCGTCGTTCGTATTGACCTGGATGACAAGCTTCTGGTGAGCCTCGGCAAGGCTTGGGGCAAGCGCCGATACGGTCCCGAAAATGGCCAGTGCTGCGACCAGGCCTTTGAGCATTTTTCCGATCATGATGTTGTTCCTCCTTGCAGTGAAATTATTTGGATGGCGGCAATGATAACACCATCAAAACACCTTCCAAGGAACGCGTAGGCATAAATCAATCACTTTTACGCGATGAGAGGCGGCTGTTTTAAGAAAAGCTAAAGATATCTTTGGCTAGCCCACAACGTTGAGCATGACCTCTTTCGTGTAGGTTTCCTCATTGTCGTCGAACCAGGTGAATGTCATGGGGCCGCTTTCCAGGGCTACCACATAAAAGGCTGAATATGGATTAGCCGACATTGCCGGGTGCCAGATCGCTTTCATGATCTCTTTGCCATTGTAGGTGGCGACAAATTTATTAATGATTTCACGAGGAATTTTCTGGCCGGTTTTCTTCTCGACTCTCATGCCAGTTTCCATGGGATGGGTGACAAGGGTTTTGACCTCGAACACATCTCCCTTTTTGACTTTTTTGGGAACCCGAACACGGGGTTTAATGTTTCTTTTTGCCATTGAGTTCTCCGTCAACCGCCACAGCCACCAATGGTGACCTTGATGTTTTTGCGACTGATAAAGGTTTCACCATTGCTCATTTCGGCAACAGCGATAACATTTTGGGTTTTCAAAAGACGCAGCCTGATCGACAGGTAAGCCTTACCGTTGTGGGGCCCCATGTAATAACTGGCGACTTCCGGAAAGGGGTTGCCGTCTGTAAATACATGAACAGCCTGAACGTGATCTTCCGGGGTCATGGGACTGTCGACAGACACCTTCAAAGGCACCGTGCCGCCATTTTCGGCAATTTCGGCCAAGATGACTTTGACCCGACCCTCTTTAGGCGCCTTCGCTCCAATAACCTTTTCAATAGCACCCAAGACACT
Above is a genomic segment from Rhodospirillaceae bacterium containing:
- the soxZ gene encoding thiosulfate oxidation carrier complex protein SoxZ, which gives rise to MAKRNIKPRVRVPKKVKKGDVFEVKTLVTHPMETGMRVEKKTGQKIPREIINKFVATYNGKEIMKAIWHPAMSANPYSAFYVVALESGPMTFTWFDDNEETYTKEVMLNVVG
- the soxY gene encoding thiosulfate oxidation carrier protein SoxY, whose protein sequence is MTGSASALFLTIAPLSAQATPESVLGAIEKVIGAKAPKEGRVKVILAEIAENGGTVPLKVSVDSPMTPEDHVQAVHVFTDGNPFPEVASYYMGPHNGKAYLSIRLRLLKTQNVIAVAEMSNGETFISRKNIKVTIGGCGG